Proteins co-encoded in one Bremerella sp. TYQ1 genomic window:
- a CDS encoding PLP-dependent aminotransferase family protein has translation MKSAPNQSSPASEDENTLYYQLADKIRRLIQSGAFEPGEKLPSIRRLSEEHRVSLNTAKSALALLEDWRAIEVRPQSGHYVRRPPEELPKLSSTSPNGEACVIQTNIPTRMNAAIGSGAEPTLGAAVQSTQLMPLGVLNKSYQKVMRDLPDACFGYDGVPGHETLRKSIAKRGTEAGYIVSPDDIVITSGAKEAVYLSIKCVAPPGSIVAIESPAYYALLEVLQSLGLKAVEVACDPETGIQLDHLDHVLGKYDIAACAMVSNFSNPTGSLMPEENKKRLVDILNRYQVPLVEDDVYGDLSFRSPRPRAVKAFDTEGRILYCGSFSKTLSPGLRLGWCIPGRYLQQFQLMKLVVNQCTSVAPQLVAAEILETGAYDRHLRKVRSQFSEQMDDALRAVRTCFPDGVRASRPSGGHVLWIEMPRHVDAMKMYHTLSEEGIQFAPGPIFSPSGAFKNYIRINTGFPWSPFLHRQVERMGQYIRHGM, from the coding sequence ATGAAATCGGCCCCTAACCAGAGCTCCCCGGCGAGCGAAGATGAGAACACGCTTTACTATCAATTGGCCGACAAGATACGCCGGTTGATCCAGTCAGGCGCGTTTGAGCCAGGCGAAAAGCTTCCTTCGATCCGCCGACTGAGCGAAGAGCATCGCGTCAGTTTGAATACGGCCAAAAGCGCACTGGCGCTGCTGGAAGACTGGCGAGCGATCGAAGTGCGACCGCAGTCGGGGCATTACGTGCGCCGGCCGCCGGAGGAATTGCCGAAGCTGTCTTCGACGAGTCCTAACGGTGAGGCTTGTGTCATCCAGACCAACATCCCGACACGCATGAATGCCGCGATCGGCTCTGGCGCGGAACCGACATTAGGTGCCGCGGTGCAGTCGACCCAACTGATGCCGCTGGGCGTGCTGAACAAGTCGTATCAGAAGGTGATGCGCGACTTGCCAGATGCCTGCTTCGGTTACGACGGTGTGCCAGGCCATGAAACGCTGCGGAAGTCGATCGCCAAGCGCGGGACGGAAGCAGGCTATATCGTGAGCCCGGACGATATCGTCATTACCAGCGGAGCGAAGGAGGCCGTTTATCTTTCGATCAAATGCGTAGCGCCTCCGGGAAGTATCGTCGCGATCGAATCGCCGGCCTATTACGCCTTGTTGGAAGTGCTGCAGTCGTTGGGACTCAAAGCGGTGGAAGTGGCGTGCGACCCGGAAACCGGCATTCAGCTCGACCATTTGGATCATGTGCTGGGGAAGTACGACATCGCCGCGTGCGCGATGGTGTCGAACTTCTCGAATCCCACCGGCAGTTTGATGCCGGAAGAGAATAAGAAACGCCTGGTCGACATCTTAAACCGTTACCAGGTTCCGCTGGTCGAAGATGACGTGTATGGCGATCTTTCGTTCCGTTCGCCCCGTCCCCGCGCGGTGAAAGCGTTCGACACGGAAGGGCGAATTCTGTACTGCGGATCGTTCAGCAAGACCCTTTCGCCAGGACTTCGCTTAGGCTGGTGCATCCCGGGACGCTACTTGCAGCAGTTTCAATTGATGAAGTTGGTCGTCAATCAATGCACGTCCGTAGCCCCGCAGTTGGTGGCCGCGGAGATTTTGGAGACCGGAGCGTACGACCGGCATTTGCGAAAAGTTCGCTCGCAGTTTTCCGAGCAAATGGACGACGCACTTCGTGCCGTGCGGACTTGTTTCCCCGATGGCGTGAGAGCGTCGCGACCTTCGGGTGGGCACGTCTTGTGGATTGAAATGCCGCGGCATGTCGACGCGATGAAGATGTACCACACGCTGAGCGAAGAAGGCATTCAGTTCGCGCCAGGGCCGATCTTCTCGCCCAGCGGAGCGTTTAAAAACTATATCCGTATCAACACCGGATTCCCCTGGTCGCCGTTTCTACATCGGCAAGTCGAACGAATGGGGCAGTATATCCGTCACGGGATGTAG
- a CDS encoding carbonic anhydrase, translating to MRDLLAGVSKFQNETFPKKQSRFEELAGGQSPEALFITCSDSRVNPELITNSEPGELFVIRNAGNIIGKKGEADLGMAATIEYAIKALKVPQIIVCGHAKCGAMQGLMNPEAVTSLPEVGKWVALSQDALNDNSPDPNADRLTQLIQANIRLQLRNLMTFPEVAEAVAANKLRLQGWLYDFTTGKVTVLSPETNEFIDSNVRIA from the coding sequence ATGCGCGATTTGTTAGCTGGAGTCAGCAAGTTTCAGAACGAAACGTTCCCCAAAAAGCAAAGCCGCTTTGAAGAACTCGCCGGAGGTCAAAGCCCCGAGGCACTCTTCATTACGTGCAGCGATTCGCGAGTAAATCCCGAGTTGATCACCAACAGCGAACCTGGCGAACTGTTCGTCATTCGCAACGCTGGCAACATCATCGGCAAAAAGGGTGAAGCCGATCTCGGGATGGCCGCGACGATCGAGTACGCCATCAAAGCGCTCAAAGTCCCGCAAATCATTGTCTGCGGACATGCCAAGTGCGGGGCCATGCAGGGGCTCATGAATCCCGAAGCGGTGACCAGTTTGCCAGAAGTCGGTAAGTGGGTCGCTCTCTCGCAAGATGCCCTGAACGACAACTCGCCCGATCCCAACGCCGATAGGCTGACGCAGTTGATTCAAGCCAATATAAGGCTCCAACTGCGCAACTTGATGACTTTTCCCGAAGTCGCCGAAGCGGTCGCAGCCAACAAGCTCCGCCTCCAAGGCTGGCTCTATGACTTCACCACTGGAAAAGTCACCGTCCTCTCGCCTGAAACGAACGAGTTCATCGATTCGAACGTCCGGATCGCATGA
- a CDS encoding Dabb family protein, translating to MSHAEEKEANSSAKKLRHVVIFKFKESAKAEDIKKVEKAFAALPKKIPQIMEFEWGTNNSPEMFDKGFTHCFLVTFASEEDRALYLPHPAHKKFVSILTPHLEEAFVIDYWAE from the coding sequence ATGTCGCACGCTGAAGAAAAAGAAGCCAACTCGTCGGCCAAGAAGCTTCGCCACGTGGTGATCTTCAAGTTCAAAGAGTCGGCTAAGGCAGAAGACATCAAGAAGGTCGAGAAGGCCTTCGCCGCGCTGCCCAAGAAGATTCCGCAAATCATGGAATTCGAGTGGGGCACCAATAACAGTCCGGAAATGTTCGACAAAGGCTTCACGCACTGCTTTCTCGTCACTTTCGCCAGTGAAGAAGATCGAGCCTTATATCTGCCCCACCCGGCCCACAAAAAGTTTGTCTCCATTTTGACTCCTCACTTGGAGGAAGCGTTCGTCATCGATTACTGGGCTGAATAG
- a CDS encoding SulP family inorganic anion transporter: MATQDTSKPETPGYFPGVFKKDFISSIVVFLVALPLCIGIAVAVGVNPARALITGIIGGLIVGIFSGSPLQVSGPAAGLFVIVADIIAQQKAKFLGFATVAEESADDSAMIYALSALGFSVLVAGLIQVVAGKLMIGRWFQAVSPAVINGMLAGIGLLIIVSQFHVMLDHEALWHGHKAHGGLQYMATIPEAIWKCFDTTGELPSHHLAATIGIITIVTMILWQSFAPKQLKLIPAALLGIVLATVVAIVWNFPLKNLDVPQNLLEEVSFLNTTPEWTSIIVDPAVYISALVIALVASAETLLCATAVDKMKQGHKTNHDKELTAQGIGNMACGLVGALPMTGVIVRSSANVNAGGQTRGATIMHGAWLLLFIVFLPQILTLVPRAALGALLVYTGFKLLNIKQIKELYKTSWSEFAIYATTVTLIVSFDLLIGVVAGIVLSAVKLLVTFTRFEADLYINEEEGQATLSLNGAATFLRLPILTQRLEQVPDGVDLHVDLTNLSYVDHACFETLMDWAKQHEKTGATLTVDWNMLHGKFQKEVEIRPNGNGHEESSSQNNSHAQTETSSLKGGATAT, translated from the coding sequence ATGGCTACGCAAGACACCAGCAAACCTGAAACACCTGGTTACTTCCCAGGCGTTTTCAAGAAAGACTTCATCTCTTCGATCGTTGTCTTTCTTGTTGCCCTGCCCCTTTGTATCGGGATTGCTGTGGCGGTCGGCGTCAATCCTGCACGCGCGTTAATCACCGGGATCATCGGTGGTTTGATCGTCGGGATTTTCAGCGGATCGCCCTTGCAAGTCAGTGGCCCTGCGGCTGGCTTGTTTGTCATCGTGGCAGACATCATCGCGCAGCAGAAAGCAAAGTTCCTCGGCTTCGCAACGGTCGCCGAGGAATCGGCCGACGATTCCGCGATGATCTATGCATTGTCGGCCCTCGGATTTTCCGTGTTGGTCGCTGGCCTCATCCAGGTTGTGGCCGGAAAGCTGATGATCGGTCGTTGGTTCCAAGCCGTCTCGCCTGCGGTCATCAACGGCATGCTCGCAGGTATCGGCTTACTGATCATCGTCAGCCAGTTCCATGTGATGCTCGACCATGAAGCCTTGTGGCACGGTCACAAGGCCCATGGCGGCCTCCAGTACATGGCCACCATTCCCGAAGCGATCTGGAAATGCTTCGACACGACCGGCGAATTACCGTCGCATCATCTCGCCGCGACCATCGGGATTATCACGATTGTCACCATGATTTTGTGGCAATCGTTCGCTCCGAAACAACTGAAACTGATCCCCGCTGCCCTGCTGGGCATCGTCTTGGCAACCGTCGTTGCCATTGTGTGGAACTTCCCGCTGAAGAACTTGGACGTTCCGCAAAACTTGCTCGAAGAAGTTTCGTTCCTGAACACCACTCCTGAATGGACGTCCATTATCGTCGATCCGGCCGTTTACATCTCAGCATTGGTGATCGCGCTCGTGGCAAGTGCCGAAACGCTTTTATGTGCCACGGCGGTCGACAAGATGAAGCAAGGCCACAAAACCAATCACGATAAAGAACTAACCGCCCAAGGTATCGGCAACATGGCTTGCGGTTTGGTCGGTGCCCTGCCGATGACCGGCGTCATCGTTCGGAGTTCGGCCAACGTCAACGCCGGCGGTCAAACCCGTGGGGCGACCATCATGCATGGGGCATGGCTTCTGCTGTTCATCGTCTTCCTGCCGCAAATCTTGACGCTTGTGCCCAGGGCCGCACTGGGGGCGTTGCTCGTTTACACGGGCTTCAAGCTGTTGAACATCAAGCAGATCAAAGAACTGTACAAAACCAGCTGGTCCGAATTCGCCATCTACGCCACCACCGTCACTCTGATTGTCAGCTTCGACCTGCTCATTGGGGTGGTCGCCGGCATCGTGCTTTCCGCGGTCAAACTGCTGGTGACATTCACTCGCTTTGAAGCCGACTTGTACATCAACGAAGAAGAAGGCCAAGCCACGCTCAGCTTGAACGGAGCTGCCACGTTCCTACGCCTGCCGATCCTGACGCAGCGATTGGAACAAGTTCCCGATGGCGTTGATCTGCATGTCGATCTCACCAACCTAAGCTACGTCGATCATGCCTGTTTCGAGACCCTCATGGATTGGGCCAAGCAGCATGAAAAGACCGGAGCGACGTTAACGGTCGACTGGAACATGCTGCACGGCAAGTTCCAGAAGGAAGTCGAGATCCGCCCCAATGGGAACGGACATGAAGAATCGAGCAGCCAAAATAATAGCCACGCCCAAACGGAAACTAGCTCGCTTAAGGGAGGCGCCACGGCGACCTGA
- a CDS encoding OprO/OprP family phosphate-selective porin, with product MKTSWTCRALGICLGALIPSLAAAQETYYNAPNANYAQPVSAPPQQFYATPDVPQALPQVDTVSATSYYNLLERVEALEADAKEAQEDVCKEVDIIMKPTQKWSGRVHFDYWGFPQESELPNFIETGDPNQSPGDFIGFRRLRFGVKGDVWENMEYKIEMEFAAPDNLSFKDAYLGWNHLPFLHTVLLGNQKRPYGLDHLNSSRYNVFLERPFVVEAFNQDARRLGLQSYGVSDNQAWNWRYGVFLMDDLATTGGQRTDNYQSEIAGRLANTIWYDETSGGRGYAHWAVSGSAAFPGSGGDDRFRTRPEARSGQRWIDTGSIGASNYQLLGLEGVLNIGAFSLVGEYMTAHANRSGAEDVDFGGGYVYAAYWLTGEYTPWERDSGTLGRTKPLENFWLVNRCDGCKSYGWGAWQVAARYSYGDYTDADVFGGVGESATFGLNWWWNPNARVQFNYINGRLSDRQIAGIGTDAGWYDIYGVRFMVDF from the coding sequence ATGAAAACTAGTTGGACTTGTCGCGCCTTGGGCATTTGCCTCGGCGCACTAATCCCGTCTCTCGCTGCGGCACAAGAGACGTACTACAACGCACCGAATGCGAACTATGCGCAGCCGGTGTCCGCACCTCCTCAGCAGTTTTACGCGACCCCGGACGTCCCTCAGGCTTTGCCTCAAGTCGACACCGTCTCCGCGACCTCATATTACAACTTGCTTGAACGCGTTGAAGCGTTGGAAGCAGACGCCAAAGAAGCCCAAGAGGATGTCTGCAAAGAAGTCGACATCATCATGAAGCCGACCCAAAAGTGGTCTGGCCGTGTGCACTTCGATTACTGGGGCTTTCCCCAAGAATCGGAACTTCCCAACTTCATCGAAACAGGCGACCCCAACCAAAGCCCCGGCGACTTCATCGGATTCCGTCGTTTGCGATTCGGCGTGAAGGGTGATGTCTGGGAAAACATGGAATACAAGATTGAAATGGAGTTCGCTGCTCCGGACAATCTTTCCTTCAAAGACGCTTACCTCGGCTGGAACCATCTACCGTTTCTGCACACCGTATTGCTCGGTAATCAAAAGCGTCCTTACGGTTTGGACCACTTGAACTCCAGCCGTTACAACGTCTTCCTCGAACGCCCCTTCGTTGTCGAAGCTTTTAACCAAGATGCTCGTCGTCTCGGTTTGCAATCGTACGGCGTTTCGGACAACCAAGCTTGGAACTGGCGTTACGGCGTCTTCCTGATGGACGACCTGGCCACGACTGGGGGTCAACGTACCGACAACTATCAATCGGAAATTGCTGGTCGTCTGGCCAACACCATTTGGTACGACGAAACCTCTGGGGGTCGCGGTTACGCTCACTGGGCTGTTTCTGGTTCGGCCGCATTCCCAGGCAGCGGCGGCGACGATCGTTTCCGTACTCGTCCTGAAGCACGTTCCGGCCAACGCTGGATCGACACCGGCAGCATCGGCGCTTCCAACTACCAACTGCTTGGCTTGGAAGGTGTGCTGAACATTGGTGCGTTCTCGCTCGTCGGCGAATACATGACTGCCCACGCCAACCGATCTGGCGCGGAAGATGTCGACTTCGGTGGTGGCTATGTCTACGCCGCTTACTGGCTGACCGGCGAATACACGCCATGGGAACGCGACTCCGGTACGCTCGGCCGCACCAAGCCGCTGGAAAACTTCTGGCTCGTCAATCGTTGCGACGGTTGCAAGAGCTACGGCTGGGGTGCCTGGCAAGTGGCCGCACGTTACTCGTACGGCGACTACACCGATGCGGACGTCTTTGGTGGTGTCGGCGAAAGTGCCACGTTTGGTTTGAACTGGTGGTGGAACCCGAACGCACGCGTTCAGTTCAACTACATCAACGGTCGCCTCTCGGATCGCCAGATCGCAGGCATCGGAACCGACGCCGGCTGGTACGACATCTACGGTGTCCGTTTCATGGTCGACTTCTAA
- the metE gene encoding 5-methyltetrahydropteroyltriglutamate--homocysteine S-methyltransferase yields the protein MAMATNLGFPRIGARRQLKWLQEKYWKGSIGAEDLLSGAAEVRETNWKWQAEAGIDQLPVGDFSFYDHVLDWAQRVGAVPAAYRTPQLVSELDRYFAMARGTQKGADLPALEMTKWFNTNYHYIVPEWTADQQFELNADAYLKEIAAAREIAADVRPVVLGPVSLLLLGKLKGSDASPLVLLDRLLPIYEQLLGKLNEAGITWVQWDEPILALDLNADAQNALKHSWDVLQNSLGNVKPVLTSYFESLRENLPLAFSLPVSAVHLDLVADAQQLTAALKHVRDDQYLSLGLIDGRNVWKADLAKALELAETAASAIGKDRLLIAPSCSLLHSPVDLECETEIDAEVTSWLAFARQKLDEISTLTQAINQGREAVADKLKANANAIETRRTSIRTHNPAIRNRVKSVSPESLRRQDDYAARQSQQRDRLKLPLLPTTTIGSFPQTPEVRQARAAFRKGDLAADAYQQYLEKETQDCIRRQESLGIDVLVHGEFERNDMVEYFGEQLDGFVVSKNGWVQSYGSRCVKPPIIFGDIERPSAMTVPMAKYAQSLTDRPVKGMLTGPVTILCWSFVRDDQPRRDTCEQIALAIRDEAVDLEAAGIGVIQIDEPALREGLPLRQEDQPRYLQWAVDAFRLASSGVSNETQIHTHMCYCEFNEILPSIAALDADVISIETSRSQMELLDGFGSFRYPNEIGPGVYDIHSPRVPSKEEMVGLLQKAVEVIPPQRLWVNPDCGLKTRGWTEVEAALKSMVEAAQEVRSLLA from the coding sequence ATGGCAATGGCAACAAATCTGGGATTTCCACGGATCGGAGCCCGACGTCAGCTGAAATGGCTGCAAGAAAAGTACTGGAAAGGTTCGATCGGAGCGGAAGATCTGCTTTCGGGCGCCGCGGAAGTACGTGAAACGAACTGGAAGTGGCAAGCCGAGGCAGGAATCGATCAGCTTCCCGTCGGCGACTTCTCGTTCTACGACCATGTCCTCGACTGGGCTCAGCGCGTCGGTGCGGTACCTGCGGCTTATCGCACGCCGCAATTGGTCAGCGAACTCGATCGCTATTTCGCCATGGCCCGTGGCACGCAAAAAGGTGCCGATCTGCCGGCGCTCGAAATGACGAAGTGGTTCAACACCAACTACCACTACATCGTTCCCGAGTGGACTGCCGATCAGCAGTTTGAATTGAACGCCGACGCTTACCTCAAAGAGATCGCGGCTGCTCGCGAGATCGCCGCGGATGTTCGCCCTGTCGTCCTTGGTCCGGTCAGCCTGCTGCTGCTAGGCAAACTGAAAGGGAGCGACGCTTCGCCGCTGGTGCTGCTCGATCGACTGTTGCCGATTTACGAACAACTGCTCGGCAAGCTGAACGAAGCTGGCATTACGTGGGTTCAATGGGACGAACCGATCTTGGCCCTCGATCTTAATGCCGATGCTCAGAACGCTTTGAAGCATAGCTGGGATGTCTTGCAGAATTCGCTTGGCAATGTGAAGCCCGTCCTGACAAGCTATTTCGAGTCGCTTCGCGAAAACCTGCCGCTGGCGTTCTCGCTGCCGGTCAGTGCGGTGCATCTCGATTTGGTCGCCGACGCGCAGCAACTGACTGCGGCGCTAAAGCATGTTCGTGACGATCAATACCTTTCGCTGGGCCTGATCGACGGACGCAACGTTTGGAAAGCAGATTTGGCGAAAGCATTGGAGTTGGCTGAAACAGCAGCTTCCGCGATTGGCAAAGATCGTTTGTTGATTGCCCCAAGTTGCTCGCTGCTCCATAGCCCAGTCGACTTAGAGTGCGAAACCGAAATCGATGCGGAGGTGACCTCTTGGCTCGCGTTTGCTCGGCAAAAGCTGGACGAGATCTCGACGCTGACCCAGGCCATCAACCAAGGCCGCGAAGCGGTTGCCGACAAGTTGAAAGCTAACGCCAACGCGATTGAAACGCGGCGCACATCGATTCGCACCCACAATCCGGCTATCCGAAATCGCGTGAAAAGCGTGTCGCCGGAAAGTCTTCGACGCCAGGACGATTATGCCGCCCGCCAGTCGCAACAGCGCGATCGGCTGAAGCTTCCCTTGCTGCCAACGACCACGATCGGTTCGTTTCCGCAAACTCCTGAAGTACGTCAGGCCCGCGCGGCATTCCGTAAAGGGGACCTGGCCGCCGACGCCTATCAGCAATATCTCGAGAAGGAAACGCAAGACTGCATTCGCCGGCAGGAATCGCTTGGGATCGATGTGCTCGTGCATGGAGAATTCGAGCGGAACGACATGGTCGAGTATTTCGGCGAACAACTCGACGGCTTTGTCGTTTCCAAGAACGGTTGGGTCCAAAGTTACGGTTCCCGTTGCGTGAAGCCGCCGATCATCTTCGGCGACATCGAGCGTCCTTCGGCGATGACGGTGCCGATGGCCAAGTATGCCCAGTCGCTGACCGACCGTCCGGTGAAAGGGATGCTGACCGGTCCAGTGACCATCTTGTGCTGGTCGTTCGTCCGCGACGATCAACCGCGGCGTGATACATGCGAGCAAATCGCGTTGGCCATTCGTGACGAAGCGGTCGACTTGGAAGCGGCTGGCATCGGGGTGATTCAGATCGACGAACCCGCCCTGCGAGAAGGCTTGCCGCTGCGTCAGGAAGATCAGCCACGATACCTACAATGGGCGGTCGACGCGTTTCGCCTGGCTTCCAGTGGTGTTTCCAACGAAACGCAGATCCACACCCACATGTGCTACTGCGAGTTCAACGAGATCTTGCCGTCGATCGCCGCACTGGATGCCGACGTGATCTCGATTGAAACGAGCCGTTCGCAAATGGAGCTTCTCGACGGATTCGGTAGCTTCCGTTATCCCAACGAGATCGGCCCTGGCGTCTACGACATTCACTCGCCGCGGGTTCCTTCCAAGGAAGAAATGGTTGGGCTGCTGCAGAAGGCGGTCGAAGTCATTCCGCCACAGCGACTGTGGGTGAATCCAGACTGCGGACTGAAAACGCGTGGCTGGACAGAAGTGGAAGCCGCGCTGAAATCGATGGTGGAAGCGGCCCAGGAAGTGCGGTCTTTGCTGGCTTAA